The window CGATCTGGTAGACCAGCTCAGCAAGCTCCCCGGAATCGGGCGCAAAAGCGCTGAACGGTTAGCGTTTCATTTGTTGCGAGTCCATGAGGACGAAGCTTTGGCTTTGTCGACGGCCATTCGCCGCGTGCGAACCGACGTTCGCTATTGCTCGGTTTGTTTCAACCTGTCAGAGAACGAGCTTTGCCGAATTTGCTCTGATCCAAAACGCGATGCGACACGTTTGTGTGTCGTCGAGCAGCCACGCGACCTACTCAGCCTGGATGCTTCCGGAGTTTATTCCGGGATGTATCACGTGTTGCTCGGGCGGATTGCACCCCTCGATGGGATCACTCCAGACCAGTTGACCATCGATTCGCTGATCGAGCGGGTTCGAACTGGAAATTTTTCCGAGATCATCATGGCGACCAATCCGACGGTCGAAGGTGACGGCACATCCCTGTATTTGTCAAACTTAATGCAGGAATTTCCGGTGGAAATCACGCGGTTGGCCCGCGGAATCACTTCGGGCAGCGTCCTGGAATATGCGAATCGTGAGATAATTGCCGATGCGTTGACGGGTAGACAGCGGTTATAATCACCGTGCCAGTGATGAATTGGCATCGAATTCGCTCACTCGGTTCTCACTGATGTGGCGACCTTCCCTTTGATTCGCGTCACGCATTTCAGAAAAGATTCTCATGCGGATGTCAGTGGGGCTTCAGGCCCGGCAAAGCCAAGTACAAAAACTCGCTCCACGGATGATCCAGTCGATGGAAATCCTGCAGATGCCCACGTTGGCATTGCAGGAACGCATCGAGCAGGAGATGAACGAAAATCCGTTGCTGGAGCAGCAAACCGGGGACCCATTGAACCCGGATGACGGCGATGACGAGGTCCCTGACAAAGACACTCGAAGCGAGAACGAAAAAGAGTTGGTTGTCGACAATGATCACGACAACAAAGACGACTTCGAGCGTTTACTGAACATGGACTCGGATTTGCCGAGCACGTTTGACGATTCTTTTCGTCAGAGTGCCAACCGCATGTCCGAGGATGCTGATCGTCGCCATGACATGATGGCGAATGCCCAGTCGCGGCCCGAATCGCTGAATGACTACCTGCTGCACCAACTTGCAGAGATGGACATTGACGACGAGGTCGAGCAAATCGCCGAGCGAATCATCAGCACGTTGAATGCGTCCGATGGTGGTTACTTGCGAATGCCGTTGGCGGACTTGTTACCAGCTGGTCATTCCAAGGAAGACTTTGACAAAGCTGAAGAAGCGCTGGCCGTGGTTCAGTCTTTGGAACCCAGTGGCATCGCTGCTCGTGATCTAAGTGAATGCTTGATTTCACAGTTGGATTCTGCGGTGCCCCACTTCGATGAGCTGTCGACTTTGATTCGGTCGCATCTCAACGATCTCGCCGAAAACCGACTGCCGCAGATCTCGAAGAAAACCGGTTTCTCAATTGAGCTGATTCAAGAGCTCCGCGAAGATTTGCATCTTTTGAATCCGAAGCCCGGTGCAGCGTTCCTGGAAACGTACGTACCGAACGTGACGCCGGACATCATTTTGGAGCAGGACGAGTCCGGCGAATATCGAGTTCGTTTGGATGATGATCGTGTGCCGACATTGTTCATCAGCGAGTACTACCGCCGCCGTTTGCAGGCTTCTGATTGCAGCGATGCGGAGCGGGAGTTCATCAAGCAAAAAATCAATGGTGCTCAGTGGCTGATCGATTCGATTGAGCAACGACGAAGCACGTTGACTCGAGTTTCTGAAGCGATCGTCGAGCATCAAAAGCGATTTCTGGATGAAGGTCCTGAGGCGATCGAGCCTTTGAAGATGCAGCAAATCGCCGACAAAGTTGGCGTTCACGTGACGACGGTCAGTCGTGCGGTGGACGACAAATGGATTCAGACCCCGCGAGGTATCCTCCCGTTGCGTCGATTCTTTGTCGGTGGCACCCAAACCGAAGATGGAGATGATGTGGCTTGGGATACGATCCGCCTGAAACTGCAAGAGCTGATCGACAAAGAGGACAAGAGCAGACCTTACAGCGATGAGAACTTGGTCGACGAACTGAAAAAGGCGGGCATGACAGTCGCCCGCCGGACGGTCACCAAGTACCGCAAGAAAATGGGCATCCCGAGCAGTCGTCAACGGCGTGACTGGAGCCTCACCAATTCCTGATGTCTGCCGTGAAGCGATCCATCATCGTTGTCCTGGCGGTCATGAATCTGAGCTTGTTGCTCATGGTGGCTGCATCTCTGTTTTTGCGTCCTGTCCTCACCAAGCGATCTGACTCCTCGACCGCATCCGATCAACCAAACGCGGTATCCGGCGTGCGTGATGGTGCGTCGCAAGATGTTCCTGTGCACGCTCCGACCGCTGGCAATTTGGCGGACACCGAGACGCGAACGATCGAACTGTTTCGGGTCACTTCTCCGTCCGTCGTTCACATCACGACATCCAAAGTGGCTCGCGATTACTTCAGCATGAATGTGCAGGAGATTCCGCAAGGCAGCGGGACTGGGTTCGTTTGGGACAAGGCCGGACACATCGTGACCAACAACCACGTCATTCAAAACGCGGATGTCGCGATGGTCGCCTTCGATGATCAAACGAGCTACCCAGCGAAGCTGGTGGGTGTCGCACCGGACAAAGACTTGGCCGTCTTGTTGATCGATGCTCCCGCGGAACGATTGCGTCCCATCCCTCGAGGCGTGTCGGCGGATTTGGAAGTGGGCCGGACTGCACTCGCGATCGGCAATCCATTTGGATTGGATCAAACGCTCACAACCGGTGTCATCAGTGCCCTGGGACGCGAGATCAAGTCGGACTCAGGCGTACCGATCAAGGATGTGATTCAAACCGACGCTGCGATCAATCCGGGAAACAGTGGCGGCCCGTTGTTGGACCGATCCGGTCAATTGATTGGCGTCAACACAGCGATCTACAGTCCGTCCGGTGCCTACGCTGGAATCGGATTCGCGATTCCGGTCGACACGGTTCGCTGGGTGGTTCCAGAACTCATTGAACATGGACGCATCATCCGGCCCGGAATCGCGATCACCGTTGCAAGCGATTCAATGAGTAAGCGATTCAAGCTCCCGCCCGGGGTTTTGATTCTTGATGTGCCGGAAAGAGGCAATGCGGTGGACGCCGGTTTGCAGCCCACTCGTCGGACTCGGTTTGGCGACATTGTGCTCGGCGATATCATCGTTGCTGTCGATGATATGAAAGTCACATCGACGGCGGATCTGACGCTCATCTTTGAGAACTACGAAAGTGGCGATGTTGTTGATGTAACGGTCATTCGCCAAGGAACCGAGCTGGATTTATCGGTTGAACTCGAAACATTGGATTGATCGAATTCGCACTTCTTCTCAGACCGATCCCGCTCCATGGTACGAAGTGGAGAATGTCGACCAGGTCTTTTCTCCGGCGTTGTTGATCCACCCGGACCGAGTCCAAGCCAACCTAGATCGAATGATTGAGATCGCGGGTGGAGCGGACCGACTGCGGCCTCACGTGAAAACGCACAAGATGCCCGCGGTGGTCGAGATGAACATCGCCGCGGGAATCTCGCGTTTCAAAGCAGCGACGATTGCGGAAGCGGAGATGACAGCCGCTGCTGGTGCAAAGGATGTTCTGTTGGCAGTTCAGCCAGTTGGACCAAACATCCAGCGTTTCGTAAGGCTCGTCGAAAGTTATCCTTCCTGCGAGTTCTCCTGTCTCGTTGACGACTCGTCAATTCTGACGCAATTGGAAACAGAGTTCCGAGCTGCCGATGTGCAGGGACGCGTTTGGTTGGATCTGGATGTTGGAATGAACCGGACGGGCATTGCACCATCCTGTGCGGCGACGGAATTGGTTCGGTTGATCGACGCGAGCAAGCATGTTCGCTTGGCGGGACTTCATGTTTACGACGGTCACCTGCATGACACGGACACGGAGCACCTGAAGCAACAGTTCGATGAATCAACGAAACCGTTTTGGGATTGGTTTGGCGAATTGCAGCGGACTCTTGGACACACCGTGAAGTTGGTCGCCGGGGGAACGCCCACATCAGCTTTTTGGCAGGCGGAATCGCGATCGCGGAACGTCGAGATCGAAACAGGGGCGGGAACGACCGTTCTTTGGGACGCGGGCCAGCCGACGTTCTCACCGGTGATGCCGTTTGAGCCCGCCGCGTTGGTGATGACTCGCGTGATCAGTCGGCCAACCGAGTTCGATGTTTGCCTGGATCTCGGTCACAAAGCGGTCGCATCGGAAATGCCGTTGCCGCGAGTGAAGTGGCTGAACTTCGATGCCGACCACGAGGTTGTTGGGCACAACGAAGAGCACATGGTTCTTCGGATGACGCGGCCTAGCCCACTACGGTGTGGCGACGTGCTGTACGGAATTCCCGTGCATATCTGTCCGACCGTTGCATTGCATCAGCACGCAGAGTGCGTCAAAGATCACCGAGTGATCGAGAAATGGCCTGTGGTGGCACGCAACCGAATGTTGACGATCTAAAGACTCGCTTTTCGACTTTGATGACTTCGCGTCAGTGGATCGCCAACCTAGTTCACTTGAACTGGGTTGGTTGCCTCTTTAATTTTTTTCCGCATCAAGTCGATCGAAGCTTCTTGGCCAGTGAAGAGCTTGTACTGATAAGCAGCTTGGCGGACAAACATGTCCACACCCGTGATCACGCGAGATTGTTTCTGGACCGCCTGCTTAATCAGCAAAGTGTTCTCTGGGTTGTAAACCGTGTCGAAAACGACCATGAACTGATTCAGTGA of the Rhodopirellula bahusiensis genome contains:
- a CDS encoding S1C family serine protease, translated to MSAVKRSIIVVLAVMNLSLLLMVAASLFLRPVLTKRSDSSTASDQPNAVSGVRDGASQDVPVHAPTAGNLADTETRTIELFRVTSPSVVHITTSKVARDYFSMNVQEIPQGSGTGFVWDKAGHIVTNNHVIQNADVAMVAFDDQTSYPAKLVGVAPDKDLAVLLIDAPAERLRPIPRGVSADLEVGRTALAIGNPFGLDQTLTTGVISALGREIKSDSGVPIKDVIQTDAAINPGNSGGPLLDRSGQLIGVNTAIYSPSGAYAGIGFAIPVDTVRWVVPELIEHGRIIRPGIAITVASDSMSKRFKLPPGVLILDVPERGNAVDAGLQPTRRTRFGDIVLGDIIVAVDDMKVTSTADLTLIFENYESGDVVDVTVIRQGTELDLSVELETLD
- the rpoN gene encoding RNA polymerase factor sigma-54: MSVGLQARQSQVQKLAPRMIQSMEILQMPTLALQERIEQEMNENPLLEQQTGDPLNPDDGDDEVPDKDTRSENEKELVVDNDHDNKDDFERLLNMDSDLPSTFDDSFRQSANRMSEDADRRHDMMANAQSRPESLNDYLLHQLAEMDIDDEVEQIAERIISTLNASDGGYLRMPLADLLPAGHSKEDFDKAEEALAVVQSLEPSGIAARDLSECLISQLDSAVPHFDELSTLIRSHLNDLAENRLPQISKKTGFSIELIQELREDLHLLNPKPGAAFLETYVPNVTPDIILEQDESGEYRVRLDDDRVPTLFISEYYRRRLQASDCSDAEREFIKQKINGAQWLIDSIEQRRSTLTRVSEAIVEHQKRFLDEGPEAIEPLKMQQIADKVGVHVTTVSRAVDDKWIQTPRGILPLRRFFVGGTQTEDGDDVAWDTIRLKLQELIDKEDKSRPYSDENLVDELKKAGMTVARRTVTKYRKKMGIPSSRQRRDWSLTNS
- the recR gene encoding recombination mediator RecR; the protein is MSGHAGAVSDLVDQLSKLPGIGRKSAERLAFHLLRVHEDEALALSTAIRRVRTDVRYCSVCFNLSENELCRICSDPKRDATRLCVVEQPRDLLSLDASGVYSGMYHVLLGRIAPLDGITPDQLTIDSLIERVRTGNFSEIIMATNPTVEGDGTSLYLSNLMQEFPVEITRLARGITSGSVLEYANREIIADALTGRQRL
- a CDS encoding D-TA family PLP-dependent enzyme — protein: MNSKHWIDRIRTSSQTDPAPWYEVENVDQVFSPALLIHPDRVQANLDRMIEIAGGADRLRPHVKTHKMPAVVEMNIAAGISRFKAATIAEAEMTAAAGAKDVLLAVQPVGPNIQRFVRLVESYPSCEFSCLVDDSSILTQLETEFRAADVQGRVWLDLDVGMNRTGIAPSCAATELVRLIDASKHVRLAGLHVYDGHLHDTDTEHLKQQFDESTKPFWDWFGELQRTLGHTVKLVAGGTPTSAFWQAESRSRNVEIETGAGTTVLWDAGQPTFSPVMPFEPAALVMTRVISRPTEFDVCLDLGHKAVASEMPLPRVKWLNFDADHEVVGHNEEHMVLRMTRPSPLRCGDVLYGIPVHICPTVALHQHAECVKDHRVIEKWPVVARNRMLTI